One Caldicellulosiruptoraceae bacterium PP1 genomic window carries:
- the rplM gene encoding 50S ribosomal protein L13 translates to MKTFLAKPNEIEKKWYVIDAAGKPLGRIAAKVAVILRGKNKPYFTPNVDTGDYVIIINAEKVLLTGKKLDNDGYRYHTRYVGGYKFVTYRRLLEKHPEKAIEIAVRGMLPKNRLRDRFMRKLKVYKGPNHPHAAQKPEVLEI, encoded by the coding sequence ATGAAAACCTTCCTTGCAAAACCAAATGAGATAGAAAAAAAGTGGTACGTTATCGATGCTGCAGGTAAACCACTTGGAAGAATAGCAGCAAAAGTAGCTGTAATATTAAGAGGTAAAAATAAGCCATATTTTACACCCAATGTTGATACAGGTGACTATGTAATAATTATAAATGCAGAAAAGGTATTACTTACAGGTAAAAAACTTGATAATGATGGTTACAGATACCATACAAGATATGTTGGTGGTTATAAATTTGTAACTTACCGTAGGCTATTAGAAAAGCATCCAGAAAAAGCTATTGAGATTGCTGTTAGAGGAATGCTTCCAAAGAATAGATTAAGAGATAGATTCATGAGGAAGCTTAAGGTTTACAAAGGACCAAATCATCCTCATGCTGCACAAAAACCTGAAGTTCTTGAAATATAA
- a CDS encoding S-layer homology domain-containing protein has protein sequence MKKFISFIVIFISLLTFSYIFASPRCTIEYNYKGSQNIFIKLKYESNKNYFIKGFIRESDNSLKVFYSDKKISNDEKDYILIPQSMFIIPVRVILEDVSGKEKPFSDISTSQYERYIRHLYDIGKINGYKDGTFKPKSFITREEFSAMLMSVLDIQKEKFSKYSFNDIKNSWAKDEIETLYKSNIITGFKDKKGNLIFNPKGNVTFEQAIVMVVKALKLKEGSSKKIEGASYFSYKFINAAIDNKILKQSEIKSLKFTNSATREWIAFLLSRSLVRE, from the coding sequence TTGAAGAAATTTATTTCTTTTATTGTAATATTTATTTCATTATTAACGTTTTCATATATATTTGCATCTCCAAGATGCACTATTGAATACAACTATAAAGGCTCTCAAAATATTTTTATAAAGCTAAAATATGAGAGTAATAAGAACTATTTCATAAAAGGATTTATTAGAGAAAGTGACAATTCACTAAAGGTTTTTTATAGCGATAAAAAAATTTCAAACGATGAAAAAGACTATATTTTAATACCACAATCAATGTTTATTATACCAGTAAGAGTGATATTAGAGGATGTAAGTGGAAAAGAAAAACCTTTTAGCGATATTTCAACATCACAATATGAAAGGTATATAAGACATCTTTATGATATTGGAAAAATTAATGGGTATAAGGATGGTACATTTAAACCAAAAAGCTTCATAACACGAGAAGAATTTTCTGCAATGTTGATGTCGGTATTGGATATACAAAAAGAAAAATTCTCTAAATATTCTTTTAATGATATTAAAAACTCTTGGGCAAAGGATGAGATTGAAACACTTTACAAAAGTAATATTATAACAGGTTTCAAAGATAAGAAGGGTAATCTAATATTTAATCCAAAAGGAAATGTTACTTTTGAACAAGCAATTGTTATGGTTGTAAAGGCACTAAAACTAAAGGAAGGTAGCAGTAAAAAAATAGAAGGTGCAAGTTATTTTTCGTATAAGTTTATTAATGCAGCAATTGATAATAAAATTCTAAAGCAATCGGAAATAAAGAGTTTGAAGTTTACAAATTCAGCTACACGTGAATGGATTGCATTTTTGTTGAGTAGATCCTTAGTCAGAGAATAA
- the rpsI gene encoding 30S ribosomal protein S9, with protein sequence MAQVKYYATGKRKTSVAKVWITPGKGKITVNDKEMEAYFPLETLKIIVKQPLTLTNTLGKFDVIAKVKGGGFTGQAGAVRHGIARALVIADPTLRPVLKKAGYLTRDPRMVERKKYGLKKARRAPQFSKR encoded by the coding sequence GTGGCACAGGTTAAATATTATGCAACAGGAAAAAGAAAGACATCTGTTGCAAAGGTATGGATTACACCAGGAAAAGGTAAGATAACTGTTAATGATAAAGAAATGGAAGCATACTTCCCATTAGAAACACTAAAAATAATAGTAAAACAACCATTAACATTAACAAATACTTTAGGCAAATTTGATGTAATTGCGAAAGTTAAAGGTGGCGGATTTACAGGTCAAGCAGGTGCTGTAAGACATGGTATAGCAAGAGCACTTGTTATTGCTGATCCAACACTAAGACCAGTTCTTAAAAAAGCTGGATATCTTACAAGAGATCCAAGAATGGTTGAAAGAAAGAAATATGGTCTTAAGAAAGCAAGAAGAGCACCACAATTTTCAAAGAGATAA